From one Amphiura filiformis chromosome 13, Afil_fr2py, whole genome shotgun sequence genomic stretch:
- the LOC140167805 gene encoding E3 ubiquitin-protein ligase TRIM45-like — MADSKLLNLEGTVSNADLVQCGICHAAIDKPKALPCLHTFCLKCLTSWAQSSAKKNPDKYKDVVSCPTCREDFPLPKGGVKELRTNFFVSKLKERNEIMRQLYEKDAKIPCTSCVNSDNQAVGRCVECNDFLCKKCVDSHKSLRILIHHHVLTLEELRTGKLTMHNLPEQEMCPKHTREVLNFYCETCDEPMCRDCTVVDHPRPDHKQIDLKSAAEERNGKLQELFKQVELVPKAIDTATAVDEKTAEELRANVKKAISLYKKTSKKAESEFTQKMNELEAKRIKEIEAHRDGLQFQKSRLCTSLKMTQQITQNGSEHDVATLYSSLSNTMQQMSKLNPKAVRKYMSKVEFIPSKTLDNGLSSLGSLNTYEQWTIASGQFSSGRYIVLDTNDEIAVATYNSNNYVRLFDDNGTSKRQIQTSGAGGGDYQGVSWPWGLAIAENGDYFITDYNPYVKVFNAEGVFKQRFGALNPNGNWSYNEGSQLYGLAIDTKGRVYVGSSSQYISIHNQDGARVSGFSVNMYPSFIATTADDRVIISDHGNSQQAVHVYDSNGSQLHTFATPPGGNFYPTGICIVQDEVFVASYKGVPAIYRYSLTGDYIGIVTKDVTSPWGIALKDDGEELLVCDNNSIKVFQLK; from the coding sequence ATGGCTGATTCAAAACTACTAAACCTCGAAGGAACTGTTAGTAACGCCGATCTTGTTCAGTGCGGCATTTGCCATGCCGCTATTGACAAACCTAAGGCACTTCCATGTCTTCATACCTTTTGCTTGAAATGTCTCACAAGTTGGGCTCAAAGCTCTGCAAAGAAAAACCCGGATAAGTATAAGGACGTGGTATCGTGCCCCACCTGTCGCGAGGACTTTCCGTTACCAAAAGGTGGGGTCAAGGAACTCCGGACTAACTTTTTCGTCAGCAAATTGAAAGAGCGTAATGAGATTATGAGACAACTGTACGAGAAAGATGCCAAGATTCCATGTACCTCGTGCGTTAATTCCGACAACCAGGCTGTTGGGCGCTGTGTAGAATGCAACGATTTCTTGTGTAAGAAATGCGTGGATAGCCACAAGTCGTTGCGCATATTGATACATCACCACGTACTTACACTAGAAGAGCTGCGCACGGGAAAGTTAACTATGCACAATCTGCCTGAACAGGAGATGTGTCCTAAGCACACGCGTGAAGTTTTGAATTTCTATTGCGAGACTTGCGACGAGCCTATGTGCAGAGATTGCACCGTCGTAGACCACCCGCGTCCCGATCATAAACAGATAGACCTGAAGAGTGCTGCTGAAGAGAGAAATGGCAAACTCCAAGAGTTATTCAAGCAAGTTGAACTCGTTCCCAAAGCTATCGATACTGCCACTGCGGTGGATGAGAAAACTGCTGAAGAATTGAGAGCCAACGTGAAGAAAGCCATCAGTCTCTACAAGAAGACATCAAAGAAAGCAGAATCGGAATTCACgcagaaaatgaatgaattagagGCAAAACGAATCAAGGAGATCGAAGCACACAGAGATGGCCTACAATTTCAGAAATCGCGTCTTTGCACCTCATTGAAGATGACACAACAGATTACACAGAACGGTTCCGAGCACGATGTAGCAACACTGTATTCATCGCTCTCTAATACCATGCAACAGATGTCTAAGTTGAATCCAAAAGCTGTCAGAAAGTACATGAGTAAAGTTGAATTCATACCTAGCAAGACTCTTGACAATGGTCTGAGTTCTCTTGGCTCGCTCAACACCTATGAACAATGGACTATCGCATCGGGACAGTTCAGTTCTGGCAGATACATCGTTCTTGACACAAATGATGAGATTGCTGTGGCTACATACAACAGTAACAATTACGTTCGACTTTTTGATGACAATGGCACATCCAAGCGGCAAATCCAAACAAGCGGTGCAGGTGGCGGTGATTACCAAGGTGTTTCGTGGCCATGGGGCCTGGCAATCGCGGAAAATGGCGACTATTTCATTACGGACTATAATCCATACGTGAAAGTTTTCAACGCGGAAGGCGTTTTCAAGCAAAGATTCGGTGCTCTAAACCCTAACGGCAACTGGTCATACAATGAGGGTTCCCAGTTGTACGGTTTAGCCATTGACACCAAGGGTCGCGTTTATGTCGGAAGCTCAAGTCAGTACATTAGTATCCATAATCAAGATGGCGCGCGCGTGTCTGGCTTCAGCGTTAATATGTACCCATCCTTCATTGCCACCACCGCAGATGATCGTGTTATTATCAGCGATCATGGTAACAGTCAACAGGCCGTCCACGTGTACGATTCCAACGGTTCTCAACTCCACACCTTCGCCACTCCACCAGGAGGTAATTTCTACCCTACTGGAATATGCATTGTCCAAGATGAAGTCTTCGTCGCCAGCTACAAAGGAGTTCCAGCAATCTATCGCTACTCTCTCACAGGTGACTATATTGGAATCGTGACCAAGGACGTCACATCTCCCTGGGGAATAGCACTCAAAGACGACGGGGAAGAGCTGCTTGTCTGTGACAACAATTCCATCAAagtatttcaactgaaatag
- the LOC140168616 gene encoding E3 ubiquitin-protein ligase TRIM45-like yields the protein MADSKFKLDETYNSDLVQCNICVAVIDNPKALPCLHTFCFKCLSSWSESLAKKYPAKYTDAISCPNCREDFPLPKGGVKELKTNFFVNKLKERNELQKKLHEDAKIPCTSCDDSDNQAVGRCVECNDSLCKKCVDVHKSLRILKHHHVLTLEELRTGTLTMHNPAEQEMCPKHKGEVLRFYCETCDEPMCRDCTVLDHPRPRHRQIDLTTAAGERNGKLKELFIQVELIPKAIDIAMAEDDSTLKELKAREMIASDLYKTTAKKAYSEFIQKMKQAETEFTQQMQQLVARKSKEIEAHRDGLQIQKSRLCTAMEMTQQITHGGSEHDVATMYSPLSNTMQQLSKLNPKPVRKSMGKVEFIPSMNLSYGMSSLGSLNTYEQWTLVKTIASGQFRSGRYIVLDKNGEIAVATYNSNNYVRHFDENGTPTRQIKTTDAGGQIVSDRSYAGQQYWRPDVYTGGQDPRRGLKAGGGQDPRNCSYPWGLAIAQNGDYFITDENPYVKIFNAQGNFKQRFAAQNPNGNWSYSENSKLYGLAIDNKGRVYVGSSVGYISIHYQNSKRVSGFSLNNLCPYFIAITADDHVIVSDYNKCAVHVYGTDGTQLYTFATPPGGKFYPTGICVIQDEVFVASYIRVPAVYRYSLTGDYIGILTKEVRSPWGMAIKDDGEELLVCDDNSIKVFHP from the coding sequence ATGGCTGATTCGAAGTTCAAACTTGACGAAACTTACAACTCAGACCTTGTTCAGTGCAACATCTGCGTTGCTGTTATTGACAATCCTAAAGCATTGCCATGTCTTCACACATTCTGCTTCAAATGTCTCTCCAGTTGGTCAGAAAGTTTAGCAAAGAAATATCCAGCAAAGTACACGGACGCAATTTCGTGTCCAAATTGTCGCGAGGACTTTCCGTTACCAAAGGGTGGTGTGAAAGAGCTGAAGACCAACTTCTTCGTCAATAAATTGAAAGAGCGAAATGAGCTTCAGAAGAAGCTGCACGAAGATGCCAAGATTCCATGTACCTCGTGCGATGATTCTGACAATCAGGCTGTTGGACGTTGTGTAGAGTGTAACGATTCCTTGTGTAAGAAATGTGTGGATGTCCACAAGTCGTTGCGCATACTGAAACATCACCACGTGCTTACACTAGAAGAGCTGCGCACGGGAACATTGACTATGCACAATCCGGCCGAACAAGAGATGTGTCCCAAGCACAAGGGTGAAGTTTTGCGTTTCTATTGCGAGACATGCGACGAGCCAATGTGCCGAGATTGTACCGTCCTAGATCACCCGCGTCCCCGTCATAGACAAATAGACCTGACGACCGCAGCTGGAGAAAGAAATGGCAAACTCAAAGAGTTATTCATCCAAGTAGAACTCATTCCCAAAGCTATCGATATTGCCATGGCAGAAGATGACAGCACGCTGAAAGAACTGAAAGCCAGGGAGATGATAGCCAGCGATCTGTACAAGACGACCGCTAAGAAAGCGTATTCGGAATTCATACAGAAGATGAAACAAGCTGAAACAGAATTTACGCAGCAAATGCAACAATTGGTTGCCAGGAAAAGCAAAGAGATAGAAGCGCACAGAGACGGCTTACAAATTCAGAAATCGCGTCTTTGTACTGCAATGGAGATGACACAACAGATTACGCACGGCGGTTCCGAGCATGATGTTGCTACAATGTATTCGCCGCTCTCTAATACCATGCAACAGCTGTCCAAGTTGAATCCAAAGCCTGTCAGGAAGTCTATGGGTAAAGTTGAATTCATACCCAGCATGAATCTTAGCTACGGGATGAGTTCTCTCGGTTCACTCAATACCTACGAACAGTGGACTCTAGTGAAGACTATCGCATCGGGGCAGTTCAGGTCTGGAAGATACATCGTTCTCGACAAAAATGGTGAAATTGCTGTGGCTACATACAATAGCAACAATTACGTtcgacattttgatgagaatggcACACCCACACGGCAAATCAAAACTACCGATGCAGGTGGACAGATTGTAAGTGACCGTTCATATGCAGGTCAACAGTATTGGAGACCTGATGTGTATACAGGTGGACAGGATCCAAGGAGAGGTTTGAAAGCAGGTGGTGGACAGGATCCAAGGAATTGTTCGTATCCATGGGGCCTGGCAATTGCTCAAAATGGTGACTATTTCATTACAGACGAAAATCCTTACGTTAAGATTTTCAACGCCCAAGGAAATTTCAAGCAAAGGTTCGCTGCTCAGAATCCCAACGGCAACTGGTCATACAGTGAGAATTCCAAGCTGTACGGGCTAGCCATTGACAACAAGGGTCGCGTGTACGTCGGAAGTTCTGTTGGGTACATTAGTATCCATTATCAAAATAGTAAGCGCGTATCTGGCTTCAGTCTCAATAATCTGTGTCCATACTTCATTGCCATCACTGCAGATGATCACGTTATTGTCAGCGATTATAACAAATGCGCAGTTCACGTGTACGGCACCGACGGTACTCAACTCTACACCTTCGCCACTCCACCAGGTGGCAAATTCTACCCTACGGGAATATGTGTTATCCAAGATGAAGTCTTCGTCGCCAGCTACATAAGAGTTCCAGCAGTCTACCGCTACTCTCTCACAGGTGACTATATTGGAATTCTGACTAAGGAAGTCAGATCTCCCTGGGGAATGGCAATCAAAGACGACGGAGAAGAGCTTCTTGTCTGCGACGACAATTCCATCAAAGTATTTCATCCGTGA